Below is a genomic region from Thermodesulfobacteriota bacterium.
CAATAAAAGAGAGGACTGGAACAATTCGAAGGAGGCTCCTATCAATCGTTGATGAGCATAAGTTAAAGCGTATATTGCGACTTATGCTTGATGAATCAAGGCTGTTGAGCCCATATGGCATCAGGTCTGTTTCAAAGATCCATAAAGATCATCCTTATCTTTTCGACATAAATGGTGCTGAATATAGGTTAGACTATGAACCTGCGGAATCCACTTCAGGTCTTTTTGGCGGTAATTCCAACTGGCGGGGGCCAGTATGGTTTCCTTTAAATTTTCTGCTTATCGAATCACTTCAAAAGTTTCATTACTATTTCGGCGACGAATTCAAGGTGGAATGTCCTACTGGTTCAGGTAACACCATGACACTATGGGAGGTTGCTACTGAGCTCTCTCATAGGCTCATGAAGATATTTCTCAAGGATTCTAAGGGGAGAAGGCCAGTTTTTGGGGGGACCGAAAGGTTTCAAACTGATCCTTATTGGAGAGATCTAATCCTGTTTAATGAATATTTTCATGGTGATAACGGAGCTGGCTTAGGGGCAAGCCATCAAATGGGATGGACTGGTGTCGTTGCCAAACTCATACAGCAATGTGGTGAGTATTGCTTGCAAAACAAAAAACCAATTTTATGATATACAATTCGAGAGCACGGTTGAGGTTATAGATTAGATTTGGAAATAAATCTATGTTTTGGCTTTGAAAGAAGAACTTTATTTTCTATCGCAGGTGGTTGATTATAATTATTGAAAAAATTTTGAAGGAGAGGAAAAGAAAATGAAAAAGACACCAACTAAACCTAAAAAGCAGTCCAAGGAAGGGGGCTTGAAAAAACAGTATGTTAAGTCCGGCAGCGTGTGTAAAGTTACATTCAGACTTCCAAAGGAGGCTGTAAAAGGTGCTCGGAGGGTAAACATTGTCGGGGAGTTTAACGATTGGAGCATTGAAGCTAATCCGATGAAACCACTTAGGAGTGGGGAGTTCACACTGACCTTGGATCTAAGATCCGGTAGGGAATACAGATTTAGATATCTTGTTGAAGGCTATAGGTGGGAAAATGATTGGAACGCTGACCGATACGAAGAGAACATTTATGGTAGCGACGATTCGGTAGTTATCGTCTGATCTTGCGTTAAGCGTAGATATAACATTATTTTATTGCATGGCTTATTTACAGATAAGAAGTTCCAATCCTTAGATCGAATTCATTGATCCCGGATGTCTGCGGTTGTCGTAAACAGCGATGAACTTCTCATTCTTCCGTGGTGTATAGGTTATATATTAAAGCACGTGAGTGTTGAGTTCAGTCTTAAAGCGTTTCAATCAAACATCATTGATTCGATTCGAATGCTACTTAAGTGTATTGGGTTCCATAAGTTTGCTTTACACGAAACACAATTTTTATAGTCTGGGTTAATTTAGCTCTATGACTGAATTTTGATTAAATAGCCGAATATTGTAAAATAAAATGATATTCAAGTAACTTTCAACGTAGGGATTTTTACTTTTAAACATCTAAAATTCTAACCATACTGTCAATACAGATTTTCAAATCAAGATAGTTTTTTCATTGTGTCGACCAATAAAAAATGATCTAGTCATGAAAAACGAGCTAAGAAAAAGGGTCGTAATAGAAAATGTTAGACCTGAGATCGATTGTGGTGCTTTCCCAATAAAGAGAGTAGTGGGTGAAAAGGTTGTAGTAGAAGCCGATGTCTTTGCCGATGGGCACGATTCAGTTTCTGCAAGTCTTCTCTATAAAGCCCCAATTGAGAAGGATTGGAATGAGATATCAATGACTTCCTTGGAAAATGACAGATGGAGGGGTGAGTTTCTTGTTGAAAAAATCGGCAACTATTATTACTCGCTCGAGGGTTGGGTCGATTATTTTAAGACATGGCAGAAGGGTTTTAAAAAGAAATTCGAAGCTGGCTATGATACAAGAGTTGAACTTCTCATAGGTGCTGATCTTATTGATAATTCGTTAAGTATTGCTTCGAAGACAGATCGAAAAAGGCTTGAAGAGCTAAGTAATATTTTAAAAGGCAACAATGTGGAGGAAGCTATATCATTTGCCCTTGGTGACGAGCTTACAAATTTAATGGACAAGAATCCCGATAAGGCTTCTTCTACACGTTTTGAAAAAGAGTTCAGAGTTGTTGTGGATAGGCCAAGAGCGCTTTTTAGCGCATGGTACGAACGCTTTCCCAGATCTACTTCCTCTCTACCCGGTAAGCACGGTACCTTTAAAGATTTAGAAAAGTTACTACCCGAAATAGCGCGGATGGGGTTTGATGTTCTATATTTACCTCCGATACACCCAATCGGCAAGATTCACAGAAAGGGGAAAAATAATTCTTCTGATGCAAAACCTGAAGATGTTGGCAGTCCGTGGGCCATAGGGTCTGAAGAAGGTGGGCATAAGTCTATACATCCTCAAATTGGGGACATGCATGACTTTGAATCACTAGTAAAGAGTACAATGGATTTAGGTATGGAGGTAGCAATGGATTTAGCATTTCAATGCGCTCCCGATCATCCATATGTAGGGGAGCATCCTGAGTGGTTCCGAAAGCGGCCAGACGGAACTATTCAAAATGCTGAAAATCCACCAAAGAAGTATGAGGATATTTATCCTTTAAACTTCGAAACAGAAGACGTCCAGGGGCTTTGGGAAGAGCTCAAGAGCGTCACGATTTTCTGGATAAACAAAGGCGTTAAGATCTTTCGGGTTGATAATCCCCATACAAAAGCATTTCCATTTTGGGAGTGGCTTATAGGAGCGATAAAAAACGATTATCCCGAAGTAATCTTTCTATCCGAAGCCTTTACTAGGCCAAAGGTTATGTACAGATTAGCGAAGATCGGATTTACCCAGTCTTACACTTATTTCACCTGGAGAAATACGAAAAAAGAATTTATCGATTATCTGACCGAACTAATACACTCAGAGGTGAGTGAATTCCTTAGGCCTAACTTTTGGCCTAATACCCCAGACATACTTCCAGAGCATCTACAGTTTGGGGGTAGACCAGCTTTTATAATGCGGCTGGTACTGGCTGGCACACTTTCGTCCAACTATGGAATATATGGTCCTGCCTTCGAACTTTGCGAGGATGAAGCATTGACTGGAAAAGAGGAGTATCTGAATTCTGAGAAATATGCCATTAGGGAATGGGATTGGAGTACGGAGGGCAATCTAAGGGATTTAATAGCCATCTTTAATGCAATCAGGAAGGAGAATCCTGCCTTACAATTAACAAGAAACTTAAAATTCTACCAGGTGGATAATGAGTATCTCCTCTTTTATGGAAAGGCTACAGAAGACCTAGAAAACATAATACTTGTGGTAGCTAATCTTGACCCTTTTCATACACAATCAGGATGGGTAACTGTACCGATTGAAGACTTCGGTATTGATCCTGATCAACCCTACCTCGTTCATGATCTCTTGAGTCAGGACAAGTACATTTGGCATGGTGAGAGAAATTATGTCGAACTGAATCCTCATGTAATACCCGCTCATATCTTCAGGTTGAGGAAGAAGCTAAAAAGAGAGACTGACTTTGACTATTTCTTGTAGATTTACCAGCCATCAATTGACGAGGTCTAAAAATAGGCATGACACAAGAGGCGCATAGGGAGAATGCTCGATGACACGTGACGAGAATAATCTTGATGAAGATCCACTATGGTATAAGGATGCGATTATCTATGAGCTTCATATAAAGGCCTTTTACGATAGCGACGGGGATGGGATTGGCGATTTTAAAGGGTTAAAGCAGAAGTTGGACTATCTCGAGAATCTAGGGATAACTGCGATCTGGCTTTTGCCCTTCTATCCGTCTCCCTTCAGGGATGATGGATATGATATAGCCGATTACTACAATATTCATCCCGATTACGGCACCCTTAGAGACTTTAAAGAATTCTTGAAAGAAGCTCATAGAAGAGGAATTAAAGTAATCACCGAGCTTGTGTTGAATCACACCTCTGATCAGAATGAATGGTTTAAAAAGTCAAGACGAGCTAACCCCGGCTCAAGATGGAGAGATTATTACGTTTGGAGCGATTCACCAGAAATATATAAAGACGCAAGGATAATATTTAAGGACTTTGAAACCTCGAACTGGGCATGGGACCCCTTGGCAAAGGCTTACTACTGGCATAGATTTTATTCCCACCAGCCAGATTTAAACTATGAGAATCCCAACGTGCAAAAATCTATGTTTAAGGTAATCGATTATTGGATGGATATGGGGGTTGATGGGATGCGATTGGATGCCGTCCCATATCTTTTTGAGAGAGAAGGGACGAACTGTGAAAATCTACCTGAAACCTTTGAATTCTTAAAGAAACTCAGGTCACATGTTGACTCAAAGTATAAGAACAAAATGTTTCTTGCTGAGGCGAATCAGTGGCCCGAGGATGTAATTGAATATTTCGGGAATGGTGATAGATGCCATATGGCCTATCACTTCCCTTTGATGCCTAGAATCTTTATGTCATGCTGGATGGAAGATAGATTCCCAATAACGAACATTTTAGACCAAACTCCCAAAATACCTGACAATAGTCAGTGGGCACTTTTTTTGAGGAATCACGATGAACTTACCCTTGAGATGGTAACGGATGAAGAGAGGGACTACATGTACAGGATATACGCGAAGGATCCCACTGCGAGGATAAATTTAGGGATTCGCAGACGCTTATCTCCACTCTTGGGGAATCATAGAAGAAAGATAGATCTCATGAATTTCCTCCTCTTTTCGTTTCCGGGAACACCCATAATCTATTATGGTGATGAGATAGGGATGGGGGACAATTATTACCTCGGAGATAGAAATGGTGTCAGGACTCCGATGCAATGGAGCGCGGATAGAAACGCAGGGTTTTCCCAGGCGAATCCCCAGAAGCTCTATCTTCCAGTAATTATAGACCCGGAATATCATTATGAGTCTATCAACATCGAGAATCAGGTGATGAACCAATCATCTCTTCTATGGTGGATGAGGCGCGTTCTGGACATGAGAAAGCGATTTAAAGCCTTTGGCAGGGGTGATATAGAAATTTTACATACGGACAACCCAAAGGTACTTTCATTTATACGTCGGTATCGGGACGAGATAATACTTGTAGTAGTAAATCTTTCACGTTTTTCGCAGGTGGCAAATATTGACCTTGCCGGGTTTGCTGGCTATATACCTGAGGAGTTATTCAGTAGAAACAAATTCCCTACTATCAAAGAATCTCCATATGTCTTTACACTGGGATTTTATGATTATTTTTGGTTTTTATTGAAGAAGGGAGAGGAGGAAATAAGGCTACAGGATAGCGAGAGGATTCCACAACTAAGCGTTGACGGCAGTTGGCAAATGGTCTTTAAGGGGAGGTCTAAAGAAAGATTTGAAGAAGAGATCATACCTATTTATTTAAGAAGCTGTAGGTGGTTTGGTGGAAAAGCCCGAAAGATACAGGTCTCTACCATCGTGGAAAATATTCGGATGCAATTGAATTCATTTATTGCAAATACTCTGTTGATAGAGGTTAAATACACCGAGGGTTCATCGGATACCTATCTTTTACCTGTTTCTTTCTTGTCGGGCACGGAAGCAGACAACATTAAAAGAGAAATTCCTCAAGCTGTGATCGCTCATTTAAGATCGAAATCGGGGGATGGAATATTATACGATTGCGTCAATAACGAGGAGTTTCGTAGAAATATACTTCTTATGATTACTAAAAGGCTGAGTCTTAAGGGCATAAGGGGGGAGTTTAACGCATATCCCGGGAACTATTTAAGAAGATTCAATAAAGCGAGTAAGCTTCCTTTAGAGAAATCCAGGGTTTTAAAGGTAGAGCAGAGCAATACCTCGTTTATATATGGTAATAAGCTATTTTTTAAGCTTTACAGAAGACTTGATGAAGGCATGAATCCTGATCTTGAGATTGAGAGGTTCCTCACGGAGTATAAGTCCTTCCCCAATGTGCCCCCGTTCGCGGGTGCAATTGAGTATAAAAGACGCGGCTCGGAGCCAATCGTGTTAGGAATCCTACAAGCACTGGTACCAAACCAGGGTGATGCGTGGACCTATACTTTGGATTCAATTGAAGATTATTTTGAGAGAGTTCGCTCTAAGAATATTGATTTGAAGGAAATACCAAAAACGCCTGGGTTTCTCGTACAGGTAGCCTTTGATGATATACCTGTTCTTATACAGGAATTAATTAGTGGAGTTTATCTTGAGATGGCAATTCTCTTGGGAAAGAGAACAGCGGAGCTCCACTTAGCCCTTAGTACGGAAGTAGAAGATCCCAACTTTGCGCCTGAGCCCTTTTCGATTCTTTATCAGAGATCCCTTTACCAATCGATGGAAAGTCTGACCAAAAGGGTTATGGAGATGGTAAGGACTAATTTAAAGACCTTGCCTGCGGATATAAGAGATAAATTGATTGAGCTCTTGGATCGTGAAAGGGAAATTTTGGATCAGTTCAGGGGAATATACAGGAAAAAGCTCTCTGCAACGAAGATAAGGATCCATGGTGATTATCATCTCGGCCAGGTTCTGTTTACGGGAAATGATTTCGTGATAATAGACTTCGAGGGTGAACCGGCAAGGCCATTGAGTGAAAGGAGACTGAAAAGATCACCCTTGAGGGACGTCGCGGGAATGATAAGGTCATTTCATTATGCTGTCTTTAATTCTTTATTCAAATATTTGTTGAGGGATAAGAAATTCATAGAAGGCATCAAGCCATGGGCTGAAGTTTGGTATAAATTAGTCGCAGGAATTTTTTTAAAATCCTACATAGATACCGCTCGAAATGCGCCGTTTATACCGAATAACGATGAAGAGTTAGATAGAATGCTCAGGGCGTTCCTTTTGGAAAAGGCGGTTTATGAACTTGGTTACGAATTGAATAATCGTCCGAGTTGGCTGATCATACCCATTGAGGGAATCAATAATCTTCTGGAGGTTTAGTAGGAATGTCAGGAAAGTCGAATGGGGAAGAGAAGGGAGCTACAAATGTTCTATCCGGCATCAGTCTCTTTACGGAACATGACATTTATCTCTTTAAAGAGGGAAACCATTTTAAGCTTTACGACAAATTCGGATCGCACCCGATGGAGGTTGACGGTAAGAAAGGTACCTATTTTTCAGTTTGGGCTCCAAACGCTGAGAGGGTCTCATTAATCGGAGATTTCAACGGTTGGAATACTGACTCCGACCCGCTTTATAGCAGATGGGATGGGTCTGGCATCTGGGAGGGGTTTGCTCCTAAAATTGCAACGGGTGAGGTTTATAAATATCACATAGTTTCGAAGTTAAAGAATTACGAGGTAGAAAAGGGTGACCCCTTTGCATTTTATTGGGAGACTCCACCACGCACAGCTGCAAAAGTGTGGGATCTAAATTATGATTGGGGTGACGATGAATGGATGAGAAATAGATATAAATCTAATGCATTAAACTCCCCGATCTCTGCATACGAAGTGCATCTCGGGTCATGGAGAAGGGTTCCGGAGGAAGGTGATAGATTTCTTACTTACAGAGAACTAGCGCCTTACCTTGCGCAATATGTTAAAGAGACGGAGTTCACCCATGTGGAATTTTTACCCATTATGGAGCATCCGTTTTATGGTTCATGGGGCTATCAGACTCTTGGATATTTTGCCCCTTCAAGCAGGTATGGAACACCGCAGGATTTCATGTATTTGGTCGATCACCTGCATAAGCACGGGATAGGAGTCATTCTCGACTGGGTTCCTTCTCATTTCCCGAGCGATGAGTTTGGCCTTGTCTATTTCGACGGAACTCACCTGTACGAGCATGAAGATCCAAAAAAGGGATTTCATCCGGAATGGAACACTTATATCTTCAATTATGGAAGAAATGAAGTAAGGGCATTTTTGATAAGTAGTGCCCTCTTTTGGCTTGATAAGTACCATATTGACGGGTTGCGGGTTGACGCTGTGGCATCCATGCTCTATCTGGACTACGGTAGAAAAGAAGGAGAATGGATACCAAACCAGTATGGAGGAAAGGAGAATATTGAGGCAATAAGCCTTATTAAAAAATTAAACGAGGCGGTCTACCTAAGCCATCCCGATGTACAGACCATTGCTGAGGAATCCACTGCATGGCCTATGGTCTCAAGGCCGTCGTATGTCGGTGGCCTTGGATTTGGAATGAAATGGAATATGGGGTGGATGCACGATACCATTGATTATTTCTCTACTGATCCAGTATATAGAAAGTTTCACCAGAACCAACTTACGTTTAGCATTTGGTACGCATTCGCAGAAAACTTTTTTCTTTCCCTTTCTCATGATGAAGTTGTTTATGGAAAGGGGTCTCTACTCAGAAAAATGCCCGGAGATGATTGGCAAAAGTATGCAAACCTCAGGGCTTTATTCGGTTATATGTTCGGACATCCGGGTAAAAAGCTCCTTTTCATGGGTGGAGAGTTTGGGCAATGGAATGAGTGGTACCATGAAGCGAGTCTGGATTGGGACCTGCTGGAGTATCCTCCACACCGGGGTGTAAAAGACTGGGTTCAAGATCTTAATCACCTTTATAGAAATGAGCCGGCAATGCATGAGCTTGACTTCAGCATTGAGGGCTTTGAGTGGATAGAGTTCAGGGATTCTGAGAGCAGCGTAATTAGTTTTATCAGAAAGCCTAAAAGCACAAGCGATATTATGTTGATAGTATGCAATTTTACACCGGTTCCGAGATACAACTACAGGGTAGGCGTACCGAGAGGAGGCTTTTGGCGAGAGGTACTTAATAGCGATGCAACTATATATGGAGGAGGTGGTCATGGTAACGCGGGTGGCGTTGGAGCGACCCCTGTACCAATACATGGAAGATACAATTCTATCTCTCTAACCCTACCGCCTTTAGGTGTGTTGTTTTTTAAGAGCTAAGGTAAAAGGGAATAATATTTTTCCCCTCTCATCATATGCCTGTCCCGTTATCCAGTGCCAGCCGACTGATAATATTTTCTGCGAGTAATAATGTTTATGATGCTTCGACAGGCTCAGCATGAATGGTTTTGTTCGAATACCGTTCGCACTGAGCCTCGGCTGAGCAGTGAGCATGTCGAACTGTCGAAGTGCTTGGTCGAAGGGCATTATTAGCAGGCTTAAATCCTTCTAAATTATCCCTCAAAAATGACAGGCTCGACCGGGAAATATAGGGTACCCTATTCTCCCTTATTACTTTTTAATTTCTAACTTATTTTATAGATAATCGAGAATGCCGGATTTCATAGTTTCTTCTAAATCTTATGGAAATCTAAAGATTTCCGCTACAATACTATCTTTCTATAATCGAATTGTTTTGACTTCTAAGAAATCTTTATTTTTCAGCGTAGTGAATAAATGAAAATAGGCGCGAATTATTTAGGAAACGGTAATTGCGAATTTGTGGTTTGGGCTACCTTTCGGGAAAAGGTTGAATTATTGATATTTTCGCCTCTGCCGGAGAAAGGAACTTCTCCCGTAGTTTTCCCAATGGAAAAGGATGAGCTGGGTTACTGGAAAACTCTTGTTGAAGACGTTTATCCTGGGACACTTTATTTATACAGACTTGATGGTGAAAAAGAAAGGCCCGACCCCGCATCATATTGTCAGCCAAAAGGAGTTCATGGACCGTCACAGGTAATTGACCACAATTCATCTCATCGGGAAGACAGTAATTGGGGGGGGATAGATATTGCTCATATGATAATGTATGAGATTCACACTGGTACGTTTACTCCAGAGGGAACTTTCGAGGCCATAATCCCCAGACTTGATGCAATGCTTGATTTGGGAATAAATGCAATTGAGTTAATGCCTGTTGCACAGTTTCCAGGAGAAAGAAATTGGGGATACGACGGAGTGTTTCCCTATGCTCCTCAAATCAGTTATGGAGGTCCAAAGGGACTAATAAAGCTTATTAATGAGTGTCATAAAAGGGGGCTGGCTTTTATCCTGGATGTTGTCTACAATCACCTTGGTCCTGAGGGTAACTATCTTCGTGATTATGGACCATATTTTACGGATAAATACAGGACACCATGGGGAAACGCGATAAATTTCGATGATGCTTATAGCGACGAGGTAAGGGATTTCTTTATCCAGAATGCGATCTTCTGGTTCGAGAAGTATCATGTTGATGCTCTCAGGCTAGATGCAATACATGCCATGTATGATTTTAGCGCTAAACACATCCTAGAAGAACTTGCCGAAAAGGTTGAAGAACTTTCGGAAAAAGAAGATAGGAAATTTTATCTGATAGCGGAAAGCGATCTAAATGATTCCAGGATAATAGAGGGAAGAAAATTTGGAGGGTATGGGATTGATGCACAGTGGTGTGATGATTTTCATCATTCACTTCACACCCTACTTACAGGTGAGCGTTCAGGCTATTACTTGGATTTTGGAAAGACGGAATACCTTATAAGAGCCTTGAAAGAAGGATTTGTTTATTCCGGGCAATATTCAGTTTACAGGAAGAGAAGACATGGTAATTCACCAAAGGAAAGGTCGGGTAAGAAATTTGTAGTCTATTCTCATAATCATGACCACATAGGTAACAGGTTACAGGGAGAGAGGCTCTCTACCTTGATTTCATTTGAAGGATTAAAACTTGCTGCCGGCGTGGTTCTGCTCTCCCCCTACATTCCGTTTTTATTTATGGGAGAAGAGTATGGCGAAGACGCACCCTTCTTATATTTCGTAAGTCATTCTGATCCCGATCTCATACAGGCGGTGAGAAAAGGGAGAAAGGAGGAATTTGAATCTTTCGACTGGAAGGGAGAGCTGCCTGATCCACAGAGTTCAGAAAACTATGTCAATTCAAGAATAGATTGGGAAAAGAGGAATGAAGGTTCACATAACGTTTTGTTAAATTACTACAGGGAGCTTATAAAGCTCAGGAGAGAAATTCCAGCCCTATCTAACCTGAATAAGGACAATCTTGAAGTATGGGGATTAGAAAAGGAGAAGGTTGTATTTATGAGAAGGTGGGATGATCAGCAGGACACGCATGTTTTCTCCATCTTTAATTTGAGCGAATCAAATTTAGACATACATAGCCAATTTCCAGACGGTAGATGGAAAAAGTTGCTAGATTCTTCTGAAAAAAAATGGAACGGGCAGGGAAGTTTAACCCCGGAATTAATAGGATCTCAAGATGAAGTTGCTGTCAGAGGATATGGTCTTAGTCTCTTCATAAAAATCTAGGGGTGAGATTCTTATCGGCCGGTTTGTGAAACGGGGCCTACAATGATGTATAATCGTCCCCGTCGGCGTGTGTTTCTTAAAACGTAAAAGTATCTCGATTCTCCGAATTCATAAGAACAGAAGATTTCATGAAAATTGGTAAGTATGAATTTGAGCCACTTAGCTTATTATTGATATTTATCCCAATTGCGATTGTTTTGAAACTTTCTCATGCAAACCCAATTTGGATTTTCGCTACATCCGCATTGGCAATTATCCCACTCGCCGGATTCATTGGTAAAGCGACAGAAGAATTAGCCAAGGTCGTTGGTGCCGGTCTGGGTGGTTTGTTGAATGCTACATTTGGTAACGCGGCGGAATTGATTATTGCTCTAATTGCGCTGCGCCGAGGATTATTCGATATAGTCAAAGCGTCTTTAACAGGTTCAATCATCGGTAATATTCTCCTGGTTCTTGGAATGAGTGTTCTAGTTGGGGGTATTCGATATGATAAACAGGTTTTTAATAGAACAGCATCCAGCCTTGGTTCAACTTTATTGGCATTGAGTGCTATAGGACTGGTGATACCAGCCCTATTTCATATAATTGTCATAAAGGCACCAGCGATTGAACACGAGCTAAGTTTATTGATTGCAATAGTTCTTCTGATAACTTACTTTCTTAGCCTCATTTTTTCACTTTACACCCACCGGCATCTCTATTTGGGTAAGGCTGCCCTGATTAAAGAAGAAGAGCATCCTGAGTGGGGTAAGAATAAGTCTTTCATGATATTGATCCTAGCAGTGGTTGGGGTTGCGCTCATGAGTGAATTCCTTGTTGGTGCTGTTGAAGTTACTGCTGAAACATTCGGAATGACGGACGTTTTTATAGGTGTGATTGTTGTTGCTATAATAGGGAATGCTGCTGAGCACAGCACAGCCATACTTGTTGCTTATAAAAATAAAATGGACCTCGCCATGACTATCGCAATTGGCTCTAGCATCCAGATAGCGCTTTTTGTTGCACCAATACTTGTATTTGCTAGCTATCTTTTTGGTGAGCCTATGGATCTTATCTTTACTGACTTAGAGGTTGTCTCAGTCGGCATTTCCGTCTGGATTCTCAGTCTGATAGCCCATGATGGTGAATCTAACTGGATGGAAGGAGTTCAATTATTGGCAGTTTATCTTATACTTGCCGTTGCTTTTTATTTTCTTCCCTGACGCGAAAATATAGTTTAATAAAGTTTGTCTTTGTCCTTGAGTCGGATAACTGCTTAATTTATTTCTCAATTTTAGTTATTGGTTCCAAAATTTAGTGCTCTGGACAAACTGCAGTTTTGGACTAAAATCTTTCCGAATTAATTTAGTGACCCGACCTCGGTCGGTTAACATATTAACCTTTTTATAAAGAGCGTATATGCAAAGGAACAAGTTGATAAATGGATCGATGAACATGTGGCCTGGCCAACCCTATCCATTGGGGGCGACCTGGGACGGCGCGGGGGTCAATTTCTCCTTGTTCTCCGAAAATGCAACTGCTGTGGAGTTATGTCTGTTCGATAGCCCTGAAGGGGGAAAGGAAATAGCGAGGATACCCATAAAAGATCAGACAGATCAGATTTGGCATTTATATCTACCAGAGGCCCGTCCGGGTCAACTATATGGTTACAGGGTTTACGGACCATATGAACCGAAGGGGGGGCACCGCTTCAACCCGAGCAAGTTATTACTCGATCCTTATGCAAAGGCCATTGCTGGTACTGTTCAGTGGAGTGATGCCTTATTTGGTTACGCTGTGGGTCACACCGATGCTGATCTATCATTTGACGAAAGGGATAGCTCTTTGGGAATTCCGAAATGCGTAGTTGTTGATCCGGCATTCAGTTGGGGAGACGATAGTCCCCCACGTATCCCCTGGCATAAGACAATCATATATGAGCTACATGTAAAGGGCTATACAGCTCTTCATCCCGATGTGCCAGCAGAGTTGAGGGGTACTTACGCCGGACTTACTTGTCCAGCCTTATTGAAGTATTTGACGGATCTTGGCATAACAGCGGTGGAATTAATGCCTGTGCATCAATTTGTGGCAG
It encodes:
- a CDS encoding isoamylase early set domain-containing protein, whose protein sequence is MKKTPTKPKKQSKEGGLKKQYVKSGSVCKVTFRLPKEAVKGARRVNIVGEFNDWSIEANPMKPLRSGEFTLTLDLRSGREYRFRYLVEGYRWENDWNADRYEENIYGSDDSVVIV
- a CDS encoding alpha-1,4-glucan--maltose-1-phosphate maltosyltransferase, with protein sequence MKNELRKRVVIENVRPEIDCGAFPIKRVVGEKVVVEADVFADGHDSVSASLLYKAPIEKDWNEISMTSLENDRWRGEFLVEKIGNYYYSLEGWVDYFKTWQKGFKKKFEAGYDTRVELLIGADLIDNSLSIASKTDRKRLEELSNILKGNNVEEAISFALGDELTNLMDKNPDKASSTRFEKEFRVVVDRPRALFSAWYERFPRSTSSLPGKHGTFKDLEKLLPEIARMGFDVLYLPPIHPIGKIHRKGKNNSSDAKPEDVGSPWAIGSEEGGHKSIHPQIGDMHDFESLVKSTMDLGMEVAMDLAFQCAPDHPYVGEHPEWFRKRPDGTIQNAENPPKKYEDIYPLNFETEDVQGLWEELKSVTIFWINKGVKIFRVDNPHTKAFPFWEWLIGAIKNDYPEVIFLSEAFTRPKVMYRLAKIGFTQSYTYFTWRNTKKEFIDYLTELIHSEVSEFLRPNFWPNTPDILPEHLQFGGRPAFIMRLVLAGTLSSNYGIYGPAFELCEDEALTGKEEYLNSEKYAIREWDWSTEGNLRDLIAIFNAIRKENPALQLTRNLKFYQVDNEYLLFYGKATEDLENIILVVANLDPFHTQSGWVTVPIEDFGIDPDQPYLVHDLLSQDKYIWHGERNYVELNPHVIPAHIFRLRKKLKRETDFDYFL
- the treS gene encoding maltose alpha-D-glucosyltransferase, giving the protein MTRDENNLDEDPLWYKDAIIYELHIKAFYDSDGDGIGDFKGLKQKLDYLENLGITAIWLLPFYPSPFRDDGYDIADYYNIHPDYGTLRDFKEFLKEAHRRGIKVITELVLNHTSDQNEWFKKSRRANPGSRWRDYYVWSDSPEIYKDARIIFKDFETSNWAWDPLAKAYYWHRFYSHQPDLNYENPNVQKSMFKVIDYWMDMGVDGMRLDAVPYLFEREGTNCENLPETFEFLKKLRSHVDSKYKNKMFLAEANQWPEDVIEYFGNGDRCHMAYHFPLMPRIFMSCWMEDRFPITNILDQTPKIPDNSQWALFLRNHDELTLEMVTDEERDYMYRIYAKDPTARINLGIRRRLSPLLGNHRRKIDLMNFLLFSFPGTPIIYYGDEIGMGDNYYLGDRNGVRTPMQWSADRNAGFSQANPQKLYLPVIIDPEYHYESINIENQVMNQSSLLWWMRRVLDMRKRFKAFGRGDIEILHTDNPKVLSFIRRYRDEIILVVVNLSRFSQVANIDLAGFAGYIPEELFSRNKFPTIKESPYVFTLGFYDYFWFLLKKGEEEIRLQDSERIPQLSVDGSWQMVFKGRSKERFEEEIIPIYLRSCRWFGGKARKIQVSTIVENIRMQLNSFIANTLLIEVKYTEGSSDTYLLPVSFLSGTEADNIKREIPQAVIAHLRSKSGDGILYDCVNNEEFRRNILLMITKRLSLKGIRGEFNAYPGNYLRRFNKASKLPLEKSRVLKVEQSNTSFIYGNKLFFKLYRRLDEGMNPDLEIERFLTEYKSFPNVPPFAGAIEYKRRGSEPIVLGILQALVPNQGDAWTYTLDSIEDYFERVRSKNIDLKEIPKTPGFLVQVAFDDIPVLIQELISGVYLEMAILLGKRTAELHLALSTEVEDPNFAPEPFSILYQRSLYQSMESLTKRVMEMVRTNLKTLPADIRDKLIELLDREREILDQFRGIYRKKLSATKIRIHGDYHLGQVLFTGNDFVIIDFEGEPARPLSERRLKRSPLRDVAGMIRSFHYAVFNSLFKYLLRDKKFIEGIKPWAEVWYKLVAGIFLKSYIDTARNAPFIPNNDEELDRMLRAFLLEKAVYELGYELNNRPSWLIIPIEGINNLLEV
- the glgB gene encoding 1,4-alpha-glucan branching protein GlgB; its protein translation is MSGKSNGEEKGATNVLSGISLFTEHDIYLFKEGNHFKLYDKFGSHPMEVDGKKGTYFSVWAPNAERVSLIGDFNGWNTDSDPLYSRWDGSGIWEGFAPKIATGEVYKYHIVSKLKNYEVEKGDPFAFYWETPPRTAAKVWDLNYDWGDDEWMRNRYKSNALNSPISAYEVHLGSWRRVPEEGDRFLTYRELAPYLAQYVKETEFTHVEFLPIMEHPFYGSWGYQTLGYFAPSSRYGTPQDFMYLVDHLHKHGIGVILDWVPSHFPSDEFGLVYFDGTHLYEHEDPKKGFHPEWNTYIFNYGRNEVRAFLISSALFWLDKYHIDGLRVDAVASMLYLDYGRKEGEWIPNQYGGKENIEAISLIKKLNEAVYLSHPDVQTIAEESTAWPMVSRPSYVGGLGFGMKWNMGWMHDTIDYFSTDPVYRKFHQNQLTFSIWYAFAENFFLSLSHDEVVYGKGSLLRKMPGDDWQKYANLRALFGYMFGHPGKKLLFMGGEFGQWNEWYHEASLDWDLLEYPPHRGVKDWVQDLNHLYRNEPAMHELDFSIEGFEWIEFRDSESSVISFIRKPKSTSDIMLIVCNFTPVPRYNYRVGVPRGGFWREVLNSDATIYGGGGHGNAGGVGATPVPIHGRYNSISLTLPPLGVLFFKS